From a region of the Luteolibacter arcticus genome:
- a CDS encoding lysophospholipid acyltransferase family protein, giving the protein MPSLESHTLPRTDSTVAQARRWWRLPWDMAASLGGIVYWGIFGLLFTAVSIPLILLLPCPVAKKLGRGMLHKAFQVFVGYLRATDLVHADLSSLDALKDEKSPVIIAPNHTSLWDAVFVISKLPQPICIMKEAILKNPFLGGGARLAGYIPNGSSARMVKDAADALQKGGQLLLFPEGTRTRREARWINPLRGGCALIARRAGVPVRPVFIRSNTRFLEKGWPLWKKPEFPIRVSIELGDPVMPGENETAHEFTKRLEEIYEHNLSRAHKLRRVVE; this is encoded by the coding sequence ATGCCCTCCTTGGAAAGTCACACCCTTCCCCGGACCGATTCCACAGTCGCGCAGGCGCGCCGGTGGTGGCGCTTGCCGTGGGATATGGCTGCCTCGCTGGGCGGTATCGTCTATTGGGGCATTTTCGGGCTCCTGTTCACGGCGGTCTCGATCCCGCTGATCTTGCTGCTCCCCTGCCCCGTGGCGAAGAAGCTCGGCCGCGGGATGCTCCATAAGGCCTTCCAAGTCTTCGTCGGCTATTTGCGGGCCACCGATCTGGTCCATGCCGACCTGAGTTCGCTCGATGCGCTGAAGGACGAAAAGTCACCCGTGATCATCGCGCCGAACCACACCTCGCTGTGGGACGCGGTCTTCGTGATTTCCAAGCTGCCACAGCCGATCTGCATCATGAAGGAGGCGATTTTGAAGAATCCCTTCCTCGGCGGCGGTGCCCGGCTGGCCGGCTATATCCCGAACGGCTCGTCCGCCCGGATGGTGAAGGACGCCGCCGACGCGCTCCAAAAAGGCGGCCAGCTCCTGCTTTTCCCGGAAGGCACACGCACCCGCCGCGAGGCCCGCTGGATCAATCCCCTGCGCGGCGGCTGCGCCCTCATCGCCCGCCGGGCTGGGGTGCCGGTGCGGCCGGTCTTCATCCGCAGCAATACCCGCTTCCTCGAAAAAGGCTGGCCGCTGTGGAAAAAGCCGGAGTTCCCGATCCGCGTCAGCATCGAGCTCGGCGACCCGGTGATGCCGGGGGAAAACGAGACCGCCCACGAGTTCACCAAGCGGTTGGAGGAGATCTACGAGCACAACCTTTCCCGCGCCCATAAGCTGCGCCGGGTGGTGGAGTAA